The proteins below come from a single Labilithrix sp. genomic window:
- a CDS encoding helix-turn-helix domain-containing protein: MVRTVAPRDAQELIAKEEIDVVDVREPHEWATGHLPGARLVPLGRLREDLAGAQLGKRVLFVCERGGRSRQAAELALKNGAGEVLNLDGGTAAWREAGLAIVTPEKPGSAEKPGSAEAEKEKTAVEEEATPLDAVVGANLKRLRTARGWSLDVLAGLTGVGRQTLGQVEIGRTVPSLGALWKLARAFEVPFSALLAQPTNLATRIFRRTSARPITDADGRFSSRALFSPDDKGSFEFYELFLAARAREDAEPHAAGTREHLLVTQGRLVLELGADTFDLAKGDAIAFTADVPHAYVNPTSEECWMSLVMTYPRP, from the coding sequence ATGGTACGGACGGTCGCCCCGCGCGACGCGCAAGAGCTCATCGCGAAAGAGGAAATCGACGTCGTCGACGTGCGCGAGCCGCACGAGTGGGCGACCGGTCACCTCCCCGGCGCGCGCCTCGTGCCGCTCGGCCGGCTCCGCGAGGACCTCGCCGGCGCGCAGCTCGGGAAACGCGTGCTCTTCGTCTGCGAGCGCGGCGGCCGCAGCCGGCAGGCCGCCGAGCTCGCGCTGAAGAACGGGGCCGGCGAGGTGCTCAACCTCGACGGCGGAACCGCCGCGTGGCGGGAAGCGGGCCTCGCGATCGTCACGCCGGAGAAGCCAGGGAGCGCGGAGAAGCCAGGGAGCGCGGAGGCGGAGAAGGAGAAGACCGCGGTCGAAGAAGAAGCGACCCCGCTCGACGCGGTCGTCGGCGCGAACCTGAAGCGCCTCCGCACCGCGCGCGGCTGGAGCCTCGACGTCCTCGCCGGCCTCACCGGCGTCGGCCGGCAGACGCTCGGGCAGGTCGAGATCGGCCGCACCGTCCCGAGCCTCGGCGCGCTATGGAAGCTCGCGCGCGCGTTCGAGGTGCCGTTCTCGGCGCTCCTCGCGCAGCCGACCAACCTCGCGACGCGCATCTTCCGCCGCACGAGCGCGCGCCCGATCACCGACGCCGACGGGCGCTTCTCGTCCCGCGCGCTGTTCTCGCCCGACGACAAAGGCAGCTTCGAGTTCTACGAGCTGTTCCTCGCCGCCCGCGCGCGCGAGGACGCCGAGCCGCACGCGGCCGGCACGCGCGAGCACCTCCTCGTCACGCAGGGGCGCCTCGTCCTCGAGCTCGGCGCGGACACCTTCGACCTCGCGAAAGGCGACGCGATCGCGTTCACCGCCGACGTCCCACACGCCTACGTCAACCCGACGAGCGAGGAGTGCTGGATGAGCCTCGTCATGACGTACCCGCGGCCCTGA
- a CDS encoding cysteine desulfurase, giving the protein MYAAPPPPAAGVPQPTDTSAYSSPPTAALTPSLPSTAEKSAFPATDAVFPATGAPFDAPLRFDALEAPIEPGYRVPLHDARPDATTAPAWGSEPRFALDAFEIAPAADPSVRTLGHRIFEPNAIKKEFPILSEPVRGKRLVWLDNAATTQKPRAVIDRLSYFYEHENSNIHRAAHTLAAKATDAYEAARDTVRRFINAPSPREIVFVRGTTEGINLVAQSWGRRNVREGDEIVITWLEHHANIVPWQQLCSEKGARLKVAPVDSRGQVILEEYEKLLSPRTKLVSFTQVSNALGTITPAAEMIDMAHRHGAIVLLDGAQSVSHMPVDVQKLGCDFFVFSGHKVFAPTGIGAVFGRAELLDAMPPWQGGGNMIQDVTFERTTYQPAPARFEAGTGNIADAVGLGAALDWLSRVGVHNVERYEHELLEYGTSALATVPGLTMIGTAREKAGVLSFVLDGQKTEEVGGLLDQEGIAVRSGHHCAQPILRRFGHEATVRASLAPYNTCEDIDALVRALHRLQAGR; this is encoded by the coding sequence ATGTACGCGGCGCCGCCTCCGCCCGCGGCGGGCGTCCCGCAACCGACGGACACGAGCGCGTACTCGTCCCCGCCGACCGCGGCGTTGACGCCGTCGCTGCCGAGCACGGCGGAGAAAAGCGCGTTCCCGGCGACGGACGCGGTCTTCCCGGCGACGGGCGCGCCGTTCGATGCGCCGCTGCGGTTCGATGCGCTCGAGGCGCCGATCGAGCCTGGGTATCGCGTTCCGCTCCATGACGCTCGGCCGGACGCGACGACGGCGCCGGCGTGGGGCTCGGAGCCTCGCTTCGCGCTCGACGCGTTCGAGATCGCGCCGGCGGCCGATCCGTCGGTCCGCACGCTCGGGCATCGGATCTTCGAGCCGAACGCGATCAAGAAGGAGTTTCCGATCCTGAGCGAGCCCGTGCGCGGCAAGCGCCTCGTGTGGCTCGACAACGCCGCCACGACGCAGAAGCCGCGCGCGGTCATCGATCGGCTCTCCTACTTCTACGAGCACGAGAACTCGAACATCCATCGCGCCGCGCACACGCTCGCGGCGAAGGCGACCGACGCCTACGAGGCGGCGCGCGACACCGTGCGCCGCTTCATCAACGCGCCGTCGCCGCGCGAGATCGTGTTCGTGCGCGGCACGACGGAGGGGATCAACCTCGTCGCGCAGAGCTGGGGACGGCGCAACGTGCGCGAGGGCGACGAGATCGTCATCACCTGGCTCGAGCATCACGCGAACATCGTCCCCTGGCAGCAGCTCTGCTCGGAGAAGGGCGCTCGCCTCAAGGTCGCGCCGGTCGACAGCCGCGGGCAGGTGATCCTCGAGGAGTACGAGAAGCTCCTCTCCCCGCGGACCAAGCTCGTCTCGTTCACGCAGGTGTCGAACGCGCTCGGCACGATCACGCCGGCGGCGGAGATGATCGACATGGCGCACCGCCACGGCGCGATCGTGCTGCTCGACGGCGCGCAGTCGGTCTCGCACATGCCAGTCGACGTGCAGAAGCTCGGCTGCGACTTCTTCGTGTTCTCCGGGCACAAGGTGTTCGCGCCGACCGGCATCGGCGCGGTGTTCGGGCGCGCGGAGCTGCTCGACGCGATGCCGCCGTGGCAAGGTGGCGGCAACATGATCCAGGACGTGACGTTCGAGCGCACGACCTATCAGCCCGCGCCCGCTCGCTTCGAGGCCGGCACCGGCAACATCGCCGACGCGGTCGGCCTCGGCGCCGCGCTCGACTGGCTCTCGCGCGTCGGCGTCCACAACGTCGAGCGCTACGAGCACGAGCTCCTCGAGTACGGCACGAGCGCGCTCGCGACCGTGCCGGGCCTCACCATGATCGGGACCGCGCGCGAGAAGGCGGGCGTGCTCTCGTTCGTGCTCGACGGGCAGAAGACGGAGGAGGTCGGCGGACTCCTCGATCAAGAGGGCATCGCCGTGCGCTCGGGGCATCACTGCGCGCAGCCCATCCTCCGGCGGTTCGGTCACGAAGCGACCGTGCGCGCCTCGCTCGCGCCGTACAACACGTGCGAGGACATCGACGCGCTCGTGCGCGCGCTGCACCGACTCCAGGCCGGCCGCTGA
- a CDS encoding LysR family transcriptional regulator → MNWDDLRFVLALARSRTLSGAAATLMTTHTTVARRIRALEERVGSRLFSVDDGGYTPTAAGAHVVRSAERTEAEMHELEARLLGGDAKLEGKLRVTTMDILFRRYEPAFTSFLERFPGVELTLSCNDADASLTRREADVALRMTGAPPPNLVGRKIGRVELAVYASRHLARRVGAKAPLSKWPWLSWDERLGPSWLEPWLAKHAPEARVALWVDMTSLPLREVVASGIGVHFLARTEGDSDPRLVRISPVATELSRDVWLLTLDELRAATRVRAFLDHFVERTAK, encoded by the coding sequence ATGAATTGGGACGACCTGCGCTTCGTTCTCGCGCTGGCGCGCAGCCGGACGCTCAGCGGCGCCGCGGCGACGCTGATGACGACGCACACGACCGTCGCGCGACGGATACGCGCCCTCGAAGAGCGGGTCGGGAGCCGGTTGTTCTCCGTCGACGACGGCGGCTACACGCCGACCGCCGCCGGCGCGCACGTCGTCCGAAGCGCCGAGCGGACCGAAGCGGAGATGCACGAGCTCGAGGCGCGACTCCTCGGCGGAGACGCGAAGCTCGAGGGGAAGCTCCGCGTGACGACGATGGACATCCTCTTCCGTCGCTACGAGCCCGCGTTCACGTCGTTCCTCGAGCGCTTCCCCGGCGTCGAGCTCACGCTGAGCTGCAACGACGCGGACGCCTCGCTCACCCGCCGCGAAGCCGACGTCGCCCTGCGGATGACCGGCGCGCCACCCCCGAACCTCGTCGGTCGCAAGATCGGGCGCGTCGAGCTCGCCGTCTACGCGAGCCGTCACCTCGCCCGGCGCGTCGGCGCGAAGGCGCCGCTCTCGAAGTGGCCGTGGTTGAGCTGGGACGAGCGGCTCGGCCCCTCGTGGCTCGAACCGTGGCTCGCGAAGCATGCCCCCGAGGCGCGCGTCGCGCTCTGGGTCGACATGACCTCGCTGCCGCTCCGAGAGGTCGTCGCCTCCGGGATCGGCGTCCACTTCCTCGCTCGCACCGAAGGCGACTCCGATCCCCGGCTCGTGCGCATCAGTCCGGTCGCCACCGAGCTCTCGCGGGACGTCTGGCTCCTCACCCTCGACGAGCTCCGAGCGGCCACGCGCGTCCGCGCGTTCCTCGACCACTTCGTCGAACGGACCGCGAAATGA